The Sphingomonas sp. HF-S4 sequence CAGCTTCTGTCGGTGCGGCGCCCGTCGCCGCATCGGGAAGCACCAGATCGATCGATCCGAAGCTCTCCAGCGCACGCTCGACTTCGGGGCCAAGATCGCGGCGATTGCGCAGCACGCTGCGCGCCGTGGGAGAGAGATCGGGAAGCAGCTGGATCCACTCGGTCGCGGAGATCCGCGCGCTGCGCAGCACGGGGATTGCGATCCCGATATCGTCCTGCGCGAACAGCCGGACCAAAGGCGCGGGCGGGTTGGCGAATTCGAGCGCGCGGGCGCTGGCCGCTCGGATCGGCGGCGGCACGTCGACGCGGATCGCGCGCAGCGTTGCCATCGCGCGAGTGGCGGGCGGCACGCGACGGCGTCCGATCAGGTCGACGAGTTGCCGCCAGGCCGAATGCACCCCATAAGGAGTGCTCAGATCGGCCGCGAGCACCGTCTCCAGAGTATCGTCGAAGCGCACGCGCCTTAAATTTCCCCGCGACGCGGAAGCGCGTCTTCAATAATTTATTAACGTCTTAAGAGCGGGCTCGAAACATGCCATTTCGGCACGTCGCATTGTGGGACAATTGCGTTGCTTTGTAATTATCTTATAGTCTAGCAACCCAGCCATGCAACGAATCAATACAGAAAGAGACGAATCGATGCGCTTCGACGAGATCGACGTGCGAATCCTGGGGTTGCTCCAGGATAATGGCCGGATGACCAATGTCGAATTGGCCGAGCGCGTCGGGCTCACTGCACCGCCCTGCCTGCGCCGCGTCCGCGCACTCGAGCAGCAGGGTGCGATCAGCGGCTATCACGCCGCGCTCGATCCCGCGGCGCTCGGCTACAACCTCACCGTGTTCGCGATGGTCAGCCTCAAGAGCCAGGCCGAAAGCGACCTGCGCGCCTTTGAGCAGCTCGTAGCGGACATTGCCGAGGTTCGCGAGTGCCACATGCTCAATGGCGAGATCGACTTTATCCTCAAGATCGTCGCGCCGGACCTGCAGAGCTTCCAGCAGATCCTGACCACCAAGCTCACCACCGCGCCCAATGTCGAGCACGTGAAGACGTCGCTGACGATCCGCACGTCGAAGGCGCTGCCCGGGGTTCCCGTTCCCGGGATGTGAAAAGGGGCGGCCCGGTGCCGCCCCTCTCCTTTTCCCGAAGTCTCGCGAGCGGCTCAGGCGAGCGGCGGGAAGTCCACCGAAGCCTGCCAGAGCAGCGCCAGATTGGCGTTCGCGCCTGTGACCGCCTGAAACGCGGTGCGGGCCTCGTCCTTGCGGCCGAGCGCGCGCAACGCGACGCCACGGTTGAGGTTGACCTCACCGGCATCGACGCCGCCCTTTTGGAGCGACAGATCATAGAGCTCGAGTGCGCGGGCATAATTGCCCGAGGCGAGGAATGCATCGGCGGTCTGCCGCGCGGCGTTTCCGTCCTTCGCCGACGCCGCCTGCTTGGCGAGCCCGTCGAGCGAACCCTCCGACTTCACCGCGGCTTGCGACGCCGTGTAGGTGCGGCTTACCTCGGCATCGCTAGCCGGAACCTTGCCCGACTTGCGCCCCTCGTCGATCACCGACACGGCTTCCCAGGGGAGCCCGGCCTGCTGCGCGGCGAAGCCATAGTCGTTGTAATCACTGCGATCGGCCAGCGCATTGGTGGCGCGCATCAGGCGATAGAGGTTGATCTTCTCGTTCTTGGCGGCCGCCGGGCTGCCCTGGCGGAACACCTGGATCGCCCAGCGCCAGTTCTGCACCGTCGGATACTCGGCGATGTAGCGCTTGAGCCAGTCGGCCATCGCCGCGCGATCGCCGGTGGCATTCACGCGCGGGATCGCAAATTTGTACCAATCGGCCGGCGGCTTGCGCCCGGCAGCCTTGCTGGCTTCGATCGCGCGGTTTACTTCGGCGATCGATTCCGTGGCTTTGCCCGTCGCGGAATAGGCGTTGGCTAGCAACACTGGCAGGTCAGCCTCGGTCGAACCGAGCTCACGTGCCTTGAGCAGCGCCGGGATCGCCTCGGCGGGCTTCTTCTGCTTGATCAGCGAATCGCCGAGCATATAGTTGTAAAGGGCGCCGTAGAGCTTCGCACGGTCGGCAGGCACCTTCGGGCTGCTGGCAAGAACGCCGAGCGCCTTAATCTGGCCTGCCTCGTTCTTGCGCTCGAGTTCGAGCTGCAGGCGAAGCTGCGCCGAGTAGAACTTTTCGTCGTCGTTCTTGGCGAGCCCTTCGGCTGCAGTGATCTGCGCATCGGCGGTGGCGAGATCCTTCGCCTTGAGCGCAACGTCCGCTGCCGCGGCGGGCTTGCGAAATTCATCGCTGACCTTGAGCTCGGGGCCGGCGGCTTCCTTGTTCTTCTGCGCGAACGCCGGCGCGGTGCCCAGCGCCGAGGTACCCAGCGTCAGCGCGGCAGCCAGCGCGAGCTTCGAAACGAACGTCATTAACTACTCTCCTCGTGGGAACGGCAGACGATTTAGCGGTCCTCTAAATGGCCGCCGCGTGCCGTTCAAGCGGACGCGTTCGAAGACGCGATGGCAAGTGCGCCCTGAACGGCGATTGAACGTATTTTCCGCACGCAGTGACTGGCGACACGCACACAAAACCGTCTAGGCTCGAATTCTATCCTCGGGGGAGATTAAATTGATGCTCACCGTGCTCGCGCTGATGCTGCAGACGACCACGCTCGATGCCGACACCGCGAAGGCGGCGATGACCTGCGCGCAAGCGTTCACCATCGCGCATGCGAGCACCAAGTCGCCGATGCAGTTGACCTCGCAATTCACGCATCTGATGATGCAGTCGGCCAAGGCCAAGCCGGAGGGCAGCTTCTTCGATCAACTCAACAAGCTCTCCGCATCCGCGAGCAGCGGCGCCGCGATGGCGCCCGAGCAGGCGAAAGCGCTGGCGCCGGCGTGCCAGGCACGCTTTCCGATCGCGGCCAGCACCGCGCCTGCCAAGCTGCCGAGCGACTCGTTCCGCCGCAACGTGCTGTGCTTCGGCATGCTTTCGGTGCTGCAGGGCGCAGCGGAGGAAATCGCCAAGAGCGGCACGGACGGGGGCCTCACCAAAATCCAGGCTGGGCTCAAGCCGCTGCTCGACAAGCTGACCGACGAGGAGCTCAAGCGGCGCGGCCTCGGTGGCGACGATGCGTTTATCAAGGTGCTGGGAGACGAGATGCTCGCCTCGCTGCCCAGCGGTAATCCGCTGACCCTGGCGGCAGCCTGTGGGGTCAGCCTGAGCTGACGGCCAACCAGGCCTCTCGCGCGTACACGCGCGGGCGCGCGGGGTTGGCAGGTGGTATCGGGGGCGTTAGAGCCATCGTAACGTAACAAACTCCGAAAGCGTGATCCTTTGACCGACGAGACCATCCTCGCCGACCCTTCCGACATTACTCCGATCTCGATCGTCGACGAGATGAAGACCTCGTACCTCGATTACGCGATGAGCGTGATCGTGGCGCGCGCACTGCCCGACGTTCGCGACGGTCTGAAGCCCGTCCATCGCCGCATCCTCTACGCCGCGCAGGAGGGCGGCTATGTTGCCGGCCGCGCCTATCGCAAGTCGGCGCGCCTCGTCGGCGACGTGATGGGCAAGTACCACCCGCACGGCGACAGCTCGATCTACGACGCGATGGCGCGCATGGCCCAGGATTGGGCGATGCGCGTGCCGCTGATCGATGGCCAGGGCAACTTCGGCTCGATGGATCCCGATCCGCCCGCGGCGATGCGCTACACCGAAGCGCGCCTCGCCAAGGTCGCGTCGGCACTGCTCGACGATATCGACAAGGACACCGTCGACTTCCAGGATAACTATGACGGCTCGGAAAGCGAGCCGACGGTCCTGCCCGCGCGCTACCCGAACCTGCTCGTCAACGGCGCTGGCGGCATCGCGGTCGGCATGGCGACCAACATCCCGCCGCATAATCTCGGCGAAGTGATCAACGCCTGCCTCGCTTACATCGACGGAATGCTCGGCAAGCGCGAAGCTGTTACCATCGAAGAGCTGATGGAGATCGTGCCTGGGCCGGACTTCCCGACCGGCGCCGTGATCCTCGGGCGCTCGGGCTGTCGCAGCGCCTACCAGACCGGCCGCGGATCGATCATCGTCCGCAGCCGCCACACGTTTGAGCAGCGCGGCGAGCGCCGTTCGATCGTGCTCACCGAGATTCCGTACCAGCAAGGCAAGAACGCGCTGGTCGAGAAGATCGCCGAGGCCGCCAAGGAAAAGCGGATCGAAGGCGTCAGCGACATCCGCGACGAATCGAGCCGCGAAGGCGTGCGCATCGTCATCGACCTCAAGCGTGACGCGACTCCCGAAGTCGTACTCAACCAGGTCTGGCGCAATACGCCCGCGCAGGGCTCGTTCCCGGCGAACATGCTCGCGATCCGCGGCGGCCGCCCCGAACTGCTCAACCTGCGCGACATCATCGAGGCCTTCGTCAAGTTCCGCGAGGAGGTCATCACCCGGCGCTCGAAGTTCGAGCTGGCCAAGGCGCGCGACCGCGCGCACATCTTGCTGGGCCTGGTGATCGCGGTCACCAATCTCGACGAAGTGGTGAAGATCATCCGCTCGTCGCCGAGCCCTGCCGTTGCACGCGACCGCTTGCTCACCCGCGAATGGCCGATCGCCGAGATCGCGCCCTACATCCGCCTGGTCGAGGCGATCGACACCGAAGTCACGGGCGAGAGCTATCGCCTGACCGACATCCAAGTCCGCGCGATCCTCGATTTGCGCCTGCACCGCCTCACTGCGCTCGGCCGCGACGAGATCGGCGAGGAACTCGCCAAGCTAGCCGAGACGATCGCCGAATTGCTGGAGATTCTCGGCAATCGCGCCAAGCTCTACGAAGTCATCGTCGAGGAACTGACCGCAGTCCGCGACGCCTATGCGACCCCACGCCGCACCGAGATCGCCGCCGCTGCCGACGGGATCGAGGACGAAGACCTGATCGAGCGCGAGGACATGGTCGTCACCGTGACCATGGAAGGCTATATCAAGCGCACCCCGCTCGATACCTTCCGCGCCCAGGCCAAGGGCGGCAAGGGCCGCGCCGGCATGGCGACCAAGGACGAGGACGCGGTTACCCATCTGTTCGTCACCTCGACGCACACGCCGGTTCTTTTCTTCTCGACGCATGGCAAGGTCTATCGAATGAAGGTCTGGCGCCTGCCCGAGGGCGGCCCGGCCACGCGCGGGCGGCCGATGATCAACCTGCTGCCGCTCGCCGCCGGTGAGACGATCTCGACCGTGCTGCCGCTGCCCGAGGACGAAAATGAATGGGGTTCGCTCCACGTCATGTTCGCGACCGCCAAGGGTTCGGTGCGCCGCAATTCGATGGACGCGTTCGCCAATATCCGCACCAACGGCAAAATTGCGATGAAGTTCGAGGAAGGATCGGAGGACCGCCTGATCGGCGTGTCGCTGCTCACCGAGGACAATGACGTGCTGCTCGCCACCAAGCAGGGCAAGGCGATCCGCTTCGCTTCGACCGACGTGCGCGAATTCCAGAGCCGCGATTCGACCGGCGTGCGCGGCGCGCGGCTGGCCGAGGGCGACGAGGTCATCTCGCTGTCGGTGCTGCGCGGCTTCGATGCGACGCCGCAGGAGCGCGAGGATTACCTCAAGGCCGCGCCCTGGAAGGAAGGCGATCGCGAAATCACGCTCACCCCCGAGCGCATGGCCGAGTTCGAGGCGGCGGAGGAGTTCATCCTAACCGTCACCGCCAACGGCTATGGCAAGCGCACCTCGGCATACGAATATCGGCGCACCAATCGCGGCGGCCAGGGCATCACCAACATCGTCAGCTCGGACCGCAACG is a genomic window containing:
- a CDS encoding Lrp/AsnC family transcriptional regulator produces the protein MRFDEIDVRILGLLQDNGRMTNVELAERVGLTAPPCLRRVRALEQQGAISGYHAALDPAALGYNLTVFAMVSLKSQAESDLRAFEQLVADIAEVRECHMLNGEIDFILKIVAPDLQSFQQILTTKLTTAPNVEHVKTSLTIRTSKALPGVPVPGM
- a CDS encoding tetratricopeptide repeat protein, with protein sequence MTFVSKLALAAALTLGTSALGTAPAFAQKNKEAAGPELKVSDEFRKPAAAADVALKAKDLATADAQITAAEGLAKNDDEKFYSAQLRLQLELERKNEAGQIKALGVLASSPKVPADRAKLYGALYNYMLGDSLIKQKKPAEAIPALLKARELGSTEADLPVLLANAYSATGKATESIAEVNRAIEASKAAGRKPPADWYKFAIPRVNATGDRAAMADWLKRYIAEYPTVQNWRWAIQVFRQGSPAAAKNEKINLYRLMRATNALADRSDYNDYGFAAQQAGLPWEAVSVIDEGRKSGKVPASDAEVSRTYTASQAAVKSEGSLDGLAKQAASAKDGNAARQTADAFLASGNYARALELYDLSLQKGGVDAGEVNLNRGVALRALGRKDEARTAFQAVTGANANLALLWQASVDFPPLA
- the gyrA gene encoding DNA gyrase subunit A; protein product: MTDETILADPSDITPISIVDEMKTSYLDYAMSVIVARALPDVRDGLKPVHRRILYAAQEGGYVAGRAYRKSARLVGDVMGKYHPHGDSSIYDAMARMAQDWAMRVPLIDGQGNFGSMDPDPPAAMRYTEARLAKVASALLDDIDKDTVDFQDNYDGSESEPTVLPARYPNLLVNGAGGIAVGMATNIPPHNLGEVINACLAYIDGMLGKREAVTIEELMEIVPGPDFPTGAVILGRSGCRSAYQTGRGSIIVRSRHTFEQRGERRSIVLTEIPYQQGKNALVEKIAEAAKEKRIEGVSDIRDESSREGVRIVIDLKRDATPEVVLNQVWRNTPAQGSFPANMLAIRGGRPELLNLRDIIEAFVKFREEVITRRSKFELAKARDRAHILLGLVIAVTNLDEVVKIIRSSPSPAVARDRLLTREWPIAEIAPYIRLVEAIDTEVTGESYRLTDIQVRAILDLRLHRLTALGRDEIGEELAKLAETIAELLEILGNRAKLYEVIVEELTAVRDAYATPRRTEIAAAADGIEDEDLIEREDMVVTVTMEGYIKRTPLDTFRAQAKGGKGRAGMATKDEDAVTHLFVTSTHTPVLFFSTHGKVYRMKVWRLPEGGPATRGRPMINLLPLAAGETISTVLPLPEDENEWGSLHVMFATAKGSVRRNSMDAFANIRTNGKIAMKFEEGSEDRLIGVSLLTEDNDVLLATKQGKAIRFASTDVREFQSRDSTGVRGARLAEGDEVISLSVLRGFDATPQEREDYLKAAPWKEGDREITLTPERMAEFEAAEEFILTVTANGYGKRTSAYEYRRTNRGGQGITNIVSSDRNGPVVASFPAHNGEQLMLVTDQAKLIRTTVGSVRVTGRNTQGVILFRVAKDEHVVSAARIEESEDEAEVNLADGAVAGDPTPDGTTSEDLAAGPEDGQ